In a genomic window of Acidobacteriota bacterium:
- the gspD gene encoding type II secretion system protein GspD, which produces MLQWTFAIWTPASLGHLIERQEMKRKFQTIGGQLIASGYLMLVVGVSVARSVAQVPAPQPPAAPPAAQAAVQANEAEAAIPIALHFENADLLRVIGIIASELRMNYVVDPLVKGSVNINTLGDVRRSDLFPLLQMILRINGATAVQTGNFYRIVPLQNLQRMPISPEAAGSQLSSDDRVVMNIIPLKYVAATDMTKILTPFLSEGGHLFSHDGGNILIVTDSSRSMSRLIELIGQFDTEVFTDQRARLYPIKHSQADKLAAELKEVFSAYGLSGGTSAVRFVPIDRVNAILAVTANASAYTEIEKWLEKLDQPTAQAGVRTFIYKVENGRAEDIASVLSSLLLGTSLAQSGPGQPPFGGASGASGTAAVTLSPAAMTGSGAGPRDQTHIRIVPDTINNQLLIQATAQEYEEIRRTLRDLDIVPRQVMIEAKVYEVALTGDLSAGVTAFLQKQGATPNVPGGERKVQGSFANSALNATVGTLVGRTRELLFFLNAAESRSQARIISAPSILASDNIMASINVGTEVPTLTSQALAGGAQSGGSSLFTNTIQSRDTGVLLSITPRINSSGLVNLRIQQEVSAPLAPSAGGIQSPSIQKRSISTQVVVGDGETIALGGIIQEDRGITKTRVPLLGDIPYLGALFGNTAISSHRTELIVLLTPTVIRDANEAGRATAEFRGKLKDLERLLREEQEETAQREAKAAEKSEQSNQ; this is translated from the coding sequence ATGCTCCAGTGGACATTTGCCATTTGGACACCCGCGAGTTTAGGTCATTTGATTGAGAGGCAAGAGATGAAAAGGAAATTTCAGACAATAGGTGGCCAGTTGATTGCATCTGGCTACTTGATGCTGGTTGTTGGCGTCAGTGTCGCGCGGAGCGTAGCGCAGGTTCCCGCCCCGCAGCCGCCTGCTGCCCCTCCAGCCGCCCAGGCAGCCGTACAGGCCAATGAGGCGGAAGCCGCCATTCCCATCGCGCTCCACTTTGAGAACGCGGATCTGCTGCGCGTCATCGGCATCATTGCGTCGGAGTTGCGCATGAACTACGTCGTTGACCCGTTGGTTAAGGGTTCGGTGAACATCAACACGCTGGGCGATGTTCGCCGCAGCGATCTGTTCCCACTGCTGCAGATGATCCTGCGCATCAATGGCGCTACTGCGGTGCAGACCGGCAACTTCTATCGCATTGTTCCCTTGCAGAACCTTCAGCGGATGCCCATTTCTCCGGAGGCGGCTGGCAGCCAATTGAGCTCTGATGACCGTGTGGTCATGAACATTATTCCCTTAAAGTATGTGGCTGCGACGGACATGACCAAAATCCTCACACCATTTCTCTCCGAAGGCGGGCACCTGTTCAGTCATGACGGAGGCAACATCCTGATCGTCACGGATTCTAGCCGCAGCATGAGCCGATTGATCGAGCTGATCGGGCAGTTCGATACCGAAGTGTTCACCGACCAGCGCGCCCGCCTGTATCCCATCAAGCACAGTCAGGCGGATAAGCTGGCTGCTGAATTGAAGGAAGTTTTCTCGGCCTATGGTCTTTCGGGCGGAACCTCTGCGGTACGGTTTGTTCCCATTGATCGGGTGAATGCAATTCTGGCGGTTACGGCGAATGCCAGCGCCTATACCGAGATCGAGAAATGGTTGGAGAAGTTGGACCAGCCCACCGCCCAGGCGGGTGTGAGAACCTTTATTTATAAGGTCGAGAATGGAAGGGCGGAAGACATTGCGAGCGTGCTGTCAAGTTTACTGCTGGGAACCAGCCTTGCCCAGAGCGGTCCTGGTCAACCTCCATTTGGCGGCGCATCGGGAGCGTCAGGCACGGCGGCTGTAACGCTGAGTCCCGCTGCAATGACTGGTTCCGGCGCTGGCCCGCGCGACCAGACGCACATTCGCATCGTCCCCGATACGATCAACAACCAGTTGCTGATCCAGGCCACGGCGCAGGAGTATGAAGAAATCCGCCGCACCTTGCGCGACCTCGATATCGTGCCGCGTCAAGTGATGATCGAAGCCAAGGTCTACGAAGTGGCTCTGACCGGTGATCTGTCGGCTGGCGTGACGGCCTTCCTGCAGAAGCAAGGCGCGACTCCGAATGTGCCCGGTGGCGAGAGAAAAGTTCAGGGAAGCTTTGCCAATTCCGCGCTCAACGCCACGGTGGGAACGCTAGTGGGCCGTACGCGCGAGCTGCTTTTTTTCCTCAACGCGGCTGAGAGCCGCAGCCAAGCGAGGATCATTTCAGCCCCGTCGATATTGGCCAGCGACAATATAATGGCCAGCATCAATGTGGGCACGGAGGTTCCCACGCTGACATCCCAGGCGCTCGCCGGCGGCGCGCAGTCCGGCGGCAGCAGCCTGTTTACCAATACCATTCAGAGTCGTGATACCGGCGTATTGCTCAGCATCACGCCGCGGATCAACTCGTCCGGCTTGGTGAATCTCAGGATTCAACAGGAGGTCAGCGCGCCGCTCGCGCCCTCGGCTGGAGGCATCCAGTCGCCGAGCATCCAGAAGCGCTCCATCTCCACGCAAGTGGTGGTCGGCGACGGCGAGACCATCGCGCTCGGCGGCATCATTCAGGAGGACCGCGGCATCACCAAAACTCGCGTCCCGCTGCTCGGTGACATTCCTTACCTCGGCGCGTTGTTTGGCAACACCGCTATCTCCTCGCACCGCACGGAGCTGATTGTG